One segment of Calditrichota bacterium DNA contains the following:
- a CDS encoding PD40 domain-containing protein: MRRLWVVLSLLLVTWSQVSGGVRVVGKAVKLVGGDGNFFMNPVWSPDGQMIAFTGERYEGLWVMKADGSGVRELTAEPAAGYGFEWSADSRAILARVAQYRGPFRYNAAKVFRVDTGEATLLTEYRTSMPELPHWADGDTKVVIVGTKEVEVVDSGKHAAEMAKVSARYFCYQKGGAIVVAGPGGKPLATLDPLPGEQYLNEVVSPDGRRVAFEVLGGDLYVVNTDGTGLVDLGRGNRPQWAPDSYHLVYMIAEDDGHQFTSSDIYCIAADGSGKMALTATPDRLEMNPCWSPDGSKIAFDTMDEGAIYVLRVEIADTGKMRIEQ, translated from the coding sequence ATGAGGCGTCTGTGGGTTGTTTTGAGTCTGCTGCTCGTGACCTGGAGCCAGGTGAGCGGTGGGGTCAGAGTGGTGGGCAAAGCGGTCAAGCTGGTGGGAGGTGACGGCAACTTTTTCATGAACCCGGTTTGGTCACCGGACGGCCAGATGATCGCTTTCACCGGGGAGCGGTACGAGGGGCTATGGGTGATGAAGGCCGATGGCAGCGGCGTGCGGGAATTGACCGCTGAGCCGGCCGCAGGCTATGGGTTCGAGTGGTCGGCCGATTCTCGGGCGATTCTGGCGCGCGTGGCACAGTATCGTGGTCCCTTCCGCTACAACGCAGCCAAGGTCTTTCGCGTCGACACCGGCGAGGCTACCCTCTTGACCGAGTACCGCACCTCTATGCCCGAGCTGCCGCACTGGGCAGATGGGGACACCAAGGTGGTGATCGTCGGGACGAAGGAAGTGGAGGTGGTGGACTCGGGAAAGCACGCGGCGGAGATGGCCAAGGTCTCTGCCCGCTACTTCTGCTACCAGAAGGGGGGCGCAATTGTGGTGGCTGGCCCAGGTGGCAAACCCTTAGCCACCCTTGATCCCCTGCCGGGCGAGCAATACCTCAACGAGGTTGTCTCCCCCGATGGGCGGCGCGTGGCCTTCGAAGTCCTGGGCGGCGACCTCTATGTGGTGAACACCGACGGAACCGGCCTCGTGGACTTGGGGCGTGGGAACAGACCGCAGTGGGCGCCGGACAGCTACCACCTGGTGTACATGATCGCCGAGGATGACGGTCATCAGTTCACTTCTTCGGACATCTACTGCATCGCAGCCGACGGCTCAGGAAAGATGGCGCTCACCGCGACGCCCGATCGGCTGGAGATGAACCCTTGCTGGTCGCCGGACGGGAGCAAGATAGCATTCGATACCATGGACGAGGGGGCGATC